In one Nostoc sp. KVJ3 genomic region, the following are encoded:
- the argC gene encoding N-acetyl-gamma-glutamyl-phosphate reductase: MGKLRRVPVGIVGASGYGGVQLVRLLMDHPEVELVYLGGESSIGKSFGDLYPHLAHATNLLIEAVEPEIIAHRCEVVFLSLPNGLACQIAPKLLEKGCKVLDLSADYRFSNLTTYTNWYGIERSDRTIAATAVYGLPELYRDRIAEAQLIGCPGSYSTASLLALSPLLKQGLIVPETAIIDAKSGTSSSGRQPQTNLLLSEADNSIAAFNIGRHRHTPEIEQICSDLAGHELMIQFTPHLIPMVRGILATVYAKLSDPGLVRDDLITIFSAFYRNSPWVKVCGSGIYPQTKWANGSNLCYVGVEVDSRTGRVIVMSAIDNLIKGQAGQAIQCLNLMMGWDETLGLPKLGFYP; this comes from the coding sequence ATGGGCAAATTAAGACGCGTACCCGTTGGGATTGTTGGCGCGTCGGGCTATGGTGGAGTACAGTTAGTACGGCTCCTGATGGATCATCCAGAAGTCGAACTGGTTTATTTAGGCGGTGAGAGTAGTATCGGGAAATCCTTCGGGGATTTGTACCCGCATCTGGCTCATGCAACTAACCTGCTAATAGAAGCAGTAGAACCAGAAATAATTGCTCACCGTTGTGAAGTGGTTTTCCTCTCTTTACCAAATGGTCTGGCTTGCCAAATCGCACCCAAACTTTTAGAAAAAGGATGTAAAGTACTGGATCTGAGTGCAGATTATCGGTTTAGTAATTTGACAACTTATACAAATTGGTATGGTATTGAGAGAAGCGATCGCACCATTGCCGCTACAGCAGTTTATGGATTACCAGAACTTTATCGCGATCGCATTGCCGAAGCTCAACTCATTGGCTGTCCTGGTTCATATTCCACAGCTAGTCTCCTTGCACTTTCGCCACTTTTAAAGCAAGGCTTAATCGTGCCAGAAACAGCTATTATTGATGCCAAGTCCGGTACATCTAGCAGTGGAAGGCAACCTCAAACCAATTTATTACTATCTGAAGCAGATAATTCCATCGCAGCTTTCAATATCGGCCGTCACCGTCACACCCCAGAAATTGAGCAAATTTGCAGTGACTTAGCTGGTCACGAACTCATGATTCAATTTACACCGCACCTTATCCCAATGGTACGCGGGATTTTAGCAACAGTATATGCCAAACTGAGCGATCCCGGTCTAGTGCGAGATGACTTAATTACAATTTTCTCAGCCTTCTACCGCAACTCTCCTTGGGTAAAAGTCTGCGGTAGTGGCATTTATCCTCAAACCAAGTGGGCTAACGGCAGCAATCTTTGTTATGTCGGTGTAGAAGTTGACTCGCGCACAGGTCGCGTAATTGTCATGTCAGCAATTGACAATCTAATTAAAGGGCAAGCAGGTCAAGCGATTCAGTGTTTAAACCTGATGATGGGTTGGGATGAAACTTTGGGGTTGCCCAAGTTGGGGTTTTATCCTTAA
- the ribBA gene encoding bifunctional 3,4-dihydroxy-2-butanone-4-phosphate synthase/GTP cyclohydrolase II, with amino-acid sequence MSQPNTTQAFKFDSIDAALADLKAGRVIVVVDDENRENEGDLICAAQFATPDTINFMAVEARGLICLAMTGDRLDELDLPLMVSNITDTNQTAFTVSIDAGPELGVTTGISAEDRARTIQVTLNPAAKPTDLRRPGHIFPIRAKAGGVLKRAGHTEAAVDLSRLAGLYPAGVICEIQNPDGSMARLQQLVEYAKRHNLKIISIADLISYRLKHDRLVYREVITKLPSQFGQFEIYAYRHTVDNTEHVAIVKGNPANFKDEPVMVRMHSECLTGDALGSLRCDCRMQLQAALKMIEADGQGVVVYLRQEGRGIGLINKLKAYSLQDMGLDTVEANERLGFPADLRDYGMGAQMLMDLGIKKIRLITNNPRKIAGVKGYGLEVVDRVPLLIEANDYNSYYLATKAKKLGHMLLQTYLVTVAIHWQDDPEAVTERYERLEKLRHLAKSNDLLLQEEARPLAIAIFDEPSLTVHLGFDQAKVASCDWYQQSGHPYIQAIFQILDNLATLPYIQKLEFLISSGCDPLSNLQVQLDRQTFPDGTLPSSISDRLEKQQIYSFSK; translated from the coding sequence GTGTCACAGCCTAATACTACCCAAGCTTTTAAATTTGATTCGATTGATGCCGCTTTAGCAGACCTAAAAGCTGGTCGTGTAATTGTAGTGGTAGATGATGAAAATAGAGAAAATGAAGGCGACTTAATTTGTGCCGCCCAATTTGCCACACCCGACACGATTAATTTTATGGCAGTGGAAGCTAGAGGGCTGATTTGTTTGGCAATGACAGGCGATCGCTTAGACGAGCTAGACTTGCCTTTGATGGTCAGCAACATTACAGATACTAACCAAACTGCCTTCACTGTTAGCATTGATGCTGGCCCAGAATTGGGTGTCACCACTGGCATCTCAGCCGAAGACCGCGCCCGTACTATCCAGGTTACTCTCAATCCAGCCGCAAAACCTACCGATTTACGTCGTCCCGGTCATATTTTCCCCATTCGGGCGAAAGCTGGAGGCGTACTCAAACGCGCAGGGCATACAGAAGCGGCTGTAGACTTATCTCGACTAGCAGGGCTATATCCAGCCGGGGTAATTTGTGAAATTCAAAACCCCGATGGTTCAATGGCCAGGTTGCAGCAGTTAGTTGAATACGCTAAACGCCACAATTTAAAAATAATTAGTATTGCGGATTTAATTAGCTATCGCCTAAAGCACGATCGCCTCGTGTATCGTGAGGTAATTACCAAGCTGCCTAGTCAATTCGGCCAGTTTGAAATTTACGCCTACCGCCATACCGTAGACAATACAGAACACGTTGCAATTGTCAAGGGCAATCCAGCGAACTTCAAAGATGAGCCAGTAATGGTGCGGATGCACTCAGAATGTTTAACTGGTGACGCTTTAGGTTCTTTGCGCTGCGACTGTCGAATGCAGTTACAAGCCGCCCTGAAAATGATTGAAGCCGATGGTCAAGGTGTAGTTGTATACCTACGGCAAGAAGGGCGGGGCATTGGTTTGATTAACAAGCTAAAAGCCTACTCATTGCAGGATATGGGACTGGATACAGTAGAAGCAAATGAGCGCTTGGGATTTCCTGCTGACTTGCGAGACTACGGGATGGGCGCACAAATGTTGATGGATTTGGGTATCAAAAAGATTCGTCTGATTACCAATAATCCGCGTAAAATTGCTGGAGTTAAGGGCTATGGGTTGGAAGTAGTTGATCGCGTGCCATTGTTGATTGAGGCAAATGACTACAATTCTTATTATCTAGCAACAAAAGCGAAAAAACTGGGTCATATGCTGTTACAGACTTATCTAGTGACAGTAGCAATCCATTGGCAAGATGACCCGGAAGCTGTGACGGAACGTTATGAACGCTTAGAGAAATTGCGACATTTAGCAAAAAGCAATGATTTATTATTGCAGGAAGAAGCGCGTCCGTTAGCGATCGCTATATTTGACGAACCATCTTTGACAGTCCACTTGGGTTTCGATCAAGCAAAAGTTGCCAGTTGTGATTGGTATCAACAAAGTGGTCATCCTTATATACAGGCTATCTTCCAAATTCTAGATAACCTCGCAACTTTGCCATACATCCAAAAACTAGAATTTCTGATTTCCTCTGGTTGCGATCCCTTGAGTAATTTACAAGTGCAACTAGATCGACAGACATTCCCAGATGGTACACTGCCTTCATCAATTAGCGATCGCTTAGAAAAACAGCAAATCTATAGCTTTAGCAAATAG
- a CDS encoding MFS transporter — translation MFPTEPAAVNNGFGALLKNRGFMLLWIGQIVSQLADKVFFLMLVDLVVDKNSIYLPPLGVAKESMYPILMVAFTIPAVLFGSAGGVFVDRIPKKLIMVGSDILRGLLVIGLAFLPRNFHILFLITFGVSTITQFFAPAEQAAIPLLVRREGLIAANALFTSTMMGALIVGFLLGDPLLSLAETGIAKEYGPELVVALLYLFSAVIMLPIHFQEKKSASEGLGDRIDLWADFKEGLRYLKKNRLVLNAMLQTTVLYCVFASLMVLALPLAEKFGLQGKQSGRFIAAVGIGIVIGAGILGHLGDKTHHKPLPLMGFLGMALILALVPFTNSQGLAIGLCILLGVSGSLIGVPMQTLIQQQTPPIMHGKVFGFQNHAVNIALSAPLAITGWLNQEFGLRIVLIAMSLVVAVVGVWTWRNTRNVLQDVL, via the coding sequence ATGTTTCCAACTGAACCGGCTGCTGTTAATAACGGGTTTGGCGCACTGCTAAAAAACCGTGGTTTTATGCTTCTGTGGATTGGGCAAATAGTCTCCCAGTTAGCAGACAAAGTCTTCTTTTTAATGTTGGTCGATCTGGTAGTAGACAAAAACAGTATCTACCTTCCTCCTTTGGGAGTAGCGAAAGAATCGATGTACCCCATTTTGATGGTAGCGTTTACCATCCCAGCAGTTTTATTTGGTTCGGCAGGAGGTGTATTTGTCGATCGCATACCAAAAAAGCTAATTATGGTAGGCTCTGATATCTTACGCGGATTATTAGTCATCGGACTTGCCTTTTTACCAAGGAATTTCCATATACTTTTTCTGATTACCTTTGGAGTTTCCACCATTACCCAATTTTTTGCCCCAGCCGAACAAGCTGCAATTCCTTTACTGGTGCGGCGAGAGGGTTTAATAGCAGCCAATGCGCTGTTTACTAGCACAATGATGGGTGCTTTAATTGTCGGTTTTTTGTTAGGAGATCCACTGCTGAGTTTGGCTGAAACTGGTATAGCTAAAGAGTATGGCCCAGAGTTAGTAGTGGCGTTGTTATACCTGTTCTCGGCTGTAATTATGCTCCCGATTCACTTTCAGGAAAAAAAATCAGCGAGTGAAGGTTTGGGCGATCGCATCGATCTTTGGGCTGACTTTAAAGAAGGTTTACGCTACCTGAAGAAAAACCGTTTGGTATTAAATGCGATGCTGCAAACTACAGTTTTATACTGCGTCTTTGCATCGTTGATGGTACTTGCCCTTCCCTTAGCAGAAAAGTTTGGTTTACAGGGCAAACAATCTGGACGCTTTATTGCCGCAGTTGGAATCGGTATAGTCATTGGTGCGGGCATTTTGGGTCATTTGGGCGATAAAACACATCACAAACCTTTGCCTTTAATGGGCTTTTTAGGTATGGCGCTGATTTTGGCTTTGGTTCCCTTTACTAATAGTCAAGGACTAGCAATCGGATTATGTATTTTATTGGGTGTGAGTGGTTCCCTAATTGGTGTACCAATGCAAACTCTAATTCAACAGCAGACTCCACCAATTATGCATGGTAAGGTCTTTGGCTTTCAAAATCATGCCGTTAACATCGCTCTTTCTGCACCACTGGCGATTACAGGCTGGTTAAATCAAGAGTTTGGCTTGCGAATTGTCCTGATCGCAATGAGTCTCGTGGTTGCAGTTGTCGGTGTTTGGACTTGGAGAAATACCCGCAATGTCTTGCAAGACGTACTTTAA
- a CDS encoding molybdenum cofactor guanylyltransferase: MTTRSELTAIVLAGGKSSRMGQDKALIPIQGVPLLQRVCAIAQSCADTVYIITPWPERYQDLLLPDCQFIQEVPLSGESISHGPLVGFAQGLAKVQTDWVLLLACDLPRLRVEVLQDWVTKLDGMGDNAIAALADHPKGWEPLCGFYRRRCLPQLLEFINQGGRSFQQWLRQYPVEVLPLSEPEMLFNCNTPEDLAL, encoded by the coding sequence ATGACGACCAGAAGCGAATTAACAGCAATTGTATTAGCGGGCGGTAAGAGTTCTCGTATGGGTCAGGATAAAGCCTTAATTCCCATTCAAGGAGTGCCGTTGTTACAGCGAGTTTGTGCGATCGCTCAAAGCTGTGCTGATACTGTTTATATAATCACTCCCTGGCCAGAACGCTATCAAGACTTACTTTTGCCTGATTGCCAGTTTATCCAAGAAGTACCTTTATCTGGAGAATCTATATCCCACGGGCCTTTAGTTGGTTTTGCTCAAGGACTAGCCAAAGTGCAAACAGATTGGGTATTGCTGCTAGCTTGCGATTTGCCGAGATTGCGGGTTGAGGTGTTGCAAGATTGGGTAACTAAACTTGATGGCATGGGGGATAATGCGATCGCAGCTTTAGCCGATCATCCTAAAGGCTGGGAACCTCTATGTGGTTTTTATCGCCGTCGCTGTTTGCCACAACTTCTAGAGTTTATCAACCAAGGGGGGCGATCGTTTCAGCAGTGGCTGCGGCAATATCCTGTAGAAGTTTTGCCTTTATCAGAACCCGAAATGTTGTTTAACTGTAATACACCAGAAGACTTGGCTTTATAG
- the eno gene encoding phosphopyruvate hydratase, with translation MSKFLDTTIEAIAAREILDSRGRPTIEAEVHLANGVVGLAQVPSGASTGSFEAHELRDGDKSRYGGKGVLKAVQNVKEALAPKLLGLDALNQELLDRTMIAIDGSPNKSNLGANAILGVSLAAAKAGAESLEIPLYRYLGGPLANLLPVPLMNVINGGAHASNNVDFQEFMIVPIGATSFREALRWGAEVFATLSQVLDEKGLLTGVGDEGGFAPNLESNQVALELLVAAIKKAGYKPGEEVALALDVAASEFYKNGQYVYDGKPHAPAEFIDYLGQLVDQYPIVSIEDGLHEEDWQSWQLLTQKLGSRVQLVGDDLFVTNVTRLQRGIQEKAANAILIKLNQIGSLTETLETIDLATRNSIRSVISHRSGETEDTTIADLAVATRAGQIKTGSLCRSERVAKYNRLLRIEDELGDRAVYAGAVGLGPK, from the coding sequence ATGAGTAAATTTCTAGATACTACCATTGAAGCGATCGCAGCCCGTGAAATTCTTGATTCACGCGGTAGACCGACAATTGAAGCCGAAGTGCATTTAGCCAATGGTGTTGTCGGACTAGCACAGGTTCCCAGTGGTGCTTCTACTGGCTCTTTTGAGGCTCACGAACTGCGTGATGGCGATAAAAGCCGTTATGGGGGCAAAGGCGTACTCAAGGCTGTACAAAACGTCAAAGAAGCACTTGCGCCAAAATTGCTAGGCTTGGATGCCCTCAACCAAGAATTGCTAGACCGCACAATGATCGCCATAGATGGTTCTCCGAACAAATCCAATTTGGGGGCGAATGCTATTTTGGGGGTTTCCTTAGCAGCAGCCAAAGCAGGTGCTGAATCTCTAGAAATTCCCCTCTATCGCTATTTGGGTGGCCCTTTAGCGAATTTGCTCCCAGTACCATTGATGAACGTGATTAACGGTGGCGCACACGCATCAAATAACGTAGATTTTCAAGAGTTTATGATTGTCCCAATTGGCGCAACTTCCTTCCGGGAAGCGTTGCGCTGGGGTGCAGAAGTGTTTGCTACCCTCAGCCAAGTATTAGATGAGAAGGGTTTGCTCACTGGTGTAGGTGATGAAGGCGGTTTTGCCCCTAACCTAGAATCTAATCAGGTGGCTTTGGAATTGCTGGTTGCTGCCATTAAGAAAGCTGGTTACAAGCCAGGGGAAGAAGTAGCTTTGGCTTTGGATGTCGCCGCTAGCGAATTTTACAAGAATGGTCAGTATGTTTACGATGGTAAACCTCACGCCCCGGCTGAGTTTATTGATTATTTGGGACAACTGGTTGACCAATATCCAATTGTGTCAATTGAGGATGGTTTACACGAAGAAGATTGGCAAAGTTGGCAATTGCTGACCCAAAAGTTAGGTTCGCGGGTGCAATTGGTAGGGGATGATTTGTTTGTGACGAACGTTACACGCTTGCAAAGAGGCATCCAGGAAAAAGCCGCCAATGCGATTTTGATTAAACTCAATCAAATTGGTTCTCTCACCGAAACCTTAGAAACGATTGATTTGGCAACTCGCAACAGCATCCGTTCAGTAATCAGCCATCGTTCTGGCGAAACCGAAGACACAACGATCGCTGATTTAGCCGTAGCAACCCGTGCCGGTCAAATCAAAACAGGTTCCCTCTGTCGCAGCGAACGGGTAGCAAAATACAATCGCTTACTGCGAATTGAAGATGAACTAGGCGATCGCGCCGTTTACGCTGGTGCTGTCGGTTTAGGGCCGAAGTAG